The following nucleotide sequence is from Synechococcus sp. KORDI-52.
GGAACTGGCCCCGGGGTCAGAGGGATTGATCACTGAGAGGTCCATGCCAGCACCCACCAGCACAAAGAAGACGGTGGCAAACAGATCAACGATGGGGGTGACCGACGCCTGAATCTCATGACGGTGTTTTGAGGTGCTGGCGATCAAGCCGGCGGCGAAGGCACCGAGGGCGGCTTCAAGTCCGATGGCAGACGCCACAAAACAGCTGGCTGCGAGCAAAAGATAAGAACCGATCAGTTTGGCTCCGGGGGCCTTGAGCTGATCAATCACCCAGTCGAAGGCAGGGGCCGCCTTCTGGCTCAGCAACAGGGCCACCACCACAAACAGCACCGCTGCTGCCACCAGCTGAACGATGGGGCCGACCTCGAGGCTGCCGCCGGCCGCCAGGGAGACCACGATGGCCAGGATGACGATGCCGAGGATGTCGTCGAGCACAGCGGCACCGATCACGATCTGGCCCTCACGGGTGCGCAGATAACCCAGCTCACTGAACACGCTGGCGGTGATCCCGATGCTGGTGGCCGTCATCGAGGCGCCGGCGAAGATCGCGGGGATCGCATCCACATGGAAGATCGCCATCAGACCAAAGGTGCCGAGGGCGAAGGGCAGCACCACACCCACCACAGCAACGCTGAAGGCCTGAGCTCCCACCGCCATCAGTTCCTCCAGTTCACTTTCGAGACCAACGGAGAAGAGCAGGGAGTAAAGCCCCAGCGTGGCCACCGACTGCAGGGCGCCGAAACTCTCGTTGTAAAGCTCTGGGATTTCGTCCACCGGCACGTGAGAGAGGCTGGCGACCACCTCTGAAAACGCTCCTGAGAGCTGCACATGGGTTTCCGGCGGCACCAGAAGATGCAGACCGGAGGCCCCGATCAGCACCCCCGCCAGCAGTTCACCAAGGATCGTGGGCAACTCGAAGCGCACCAGCACCTCGGCAAGGGAGCGGGCCGCCACGAAGATCAGCATGAAGCGGAGGACGCCGATCAGCGTTTCCGCCAATTCGAAGTCGTGGCTGCTGATTTCGCTCAGCAGGGTGGGCAACAGCATCAAGCCGGGCGTGTCTCACGCCGAACCTTAATGGTGATTCCGCCGGCGAACTGTTCGCTGAATCATCCCAATTGACCGGGAATGCTGTAAGGGCGCGCAGTGATGCTGGCAGTTTCAGTCGCGATGGCTACGGTCCGAACAATCCGAAAAGGCGGCCGCACAGCTCACCCGGAGCCTGACGGTGATTTGTCGTTGAGGAGCACGCAGAACAGCCATGACCACCGCCCCCCATCCAAAGGCACTGGAACCGCTCACGGCACCCACCGATGAGGAGTTGCAGCTGCTGGATGCCTACTGGCGCACGGCCAATTACCTGGCCGTTGGCATGATCTATCTGCAGGACAATCCTCTGCTGAAGGAGCCCCTCCAGCCCGAGCACATCAAGAACAGGCTGCTGGGACACTGGGGCTCAAGCCCGGGGCAGGCCTTCATCTGGACCCATGCCAACCGACTGATCAACAAATACGACCTGGACATGATCTACATGTCCGGCCCTGGTCACGGTGCCCCTGGCGCCCGTGGTCCGGTGTACATCGACGGCAGCTACAGCGATCGCTACCCCGATAAATCCCTGGATGCAGAAGGGCTGAAGAAGTTCTTCAAGATGTTTTCCTTCCCCGGTCACATCGGCAGCCACTGCACCGCCGAGATGCCCGGCTCCATCCATGAGGGCGGCGAACTCGGCTATGTGCTCTCCCATGCCTGCGGATCCGTGCTCGACAACCCCGAGCTGATCACCATCGCTTGCGTGGGTGATGGTGAAGCGGAAACCGGACCTCTGGCCACCAGCTGGCACGTCAACAAGTTCATCAACCCGATCCACGACGGGGCCGTTCTGCCGATCCTGCACCTGAACGGCTACAAGATCGCCAACCCGACGATCCTCAGCCGGATCGATCCCGAGGAGCTGGACAACCTGCTCAAGGGGTATGGCTGGACGCCGATTGTTGTGGAGGGATCCGACCCGCTCACGATGCACCGCGAGATGGCCGTGGCTTTCGAGCAGGCCGTGCTCGAAATCAAAGCGGTGCAGGAGCAGGCCCGCAGCAGTGGAGAGGCTTTCCGTCCCCGCTGGCCGATGATCGTGTTGAGGTCCCCCAAGGGATGGACCGGCCCCGAAGAGATCGACGGCAGGAAGGTCGAGAACTTCTGGCGCTCGCACCAGGTTCCCGTCGCGGATGTGAAGACCAACGAGAGCCACCTGCGGCTGCTCGAAGACTGGATGAAGAGCTACCGCCCTGAGGAGCTGTTCGACGAGAACGGCGCCGTGCGCGACCACATCCGGGCTTTGTCGCCCAAGGGCGAGCGTCGCATGGGCAGCAACCCCCACACCAACGGCGGCGTGCTGCGCAGAGATCTGCTCTTCCCCGCCATTGAGCGCTACGCGGTCGACGTTCAGAGCCCCGGCAGCAGCGAAGTGGAGAACACCTATCCCCTGGGAGAGGTGATCCGGGATCTAATCCGAGACAACCCCGGCGGCTACAAGTTGTTCGGGCCCGACGAAACCCACTCCAACCGGCTGGAGGCGGTCTACGAAACCACCAAGAAAGTGTGGATGGCCAACTACTTGCCGGAGGATCTCAACGGCAGCGAGCTTTCCCGTGATGGCTCGGTGATCGAGATGCTGTCCGAGCACACCCTCGTGGGAATGATGGAGGGCTATCTGCTCACCGGTCGCAACGGCTTCTTCCACACCTACGAGGCCTTCGCCCATGTGATCAGCTCGATGTACAACCAGCACTGCAAATGGCTGGAGCACTGCGAAGAGATCCCTTGGCGCGCCCCGATCGGACCCTGGAACTGCCTGATCTCCTCCACCGTCTGGCGGCAGGACCACAACGGCTTCACCCACCAGGATCCCGGCTTCATGGACCTGGCCGGCAACAAGAAAGGATCAATCACCCGGGTCTACCTGCCCGCTGATGCCAACAGCCTGCTCGCTGTCGCCGAGCAGGCCCTGGTGGAGACGAACGTCTCCAACATCATCATTTCCGACAAGCAGAAACATCTCCAATACCTGACATTGGATCAGGCACGGCGCCATGTGGCGAAGGGCATCGGCATCTGGGACTGGGCCTGCAACGACGACTGCGGCACCGACCTTGATGAACCGGATGTGGTGCTCGCCTCCGCCGGTGACATCCCCACCAAGGAATGCCTGGCGGCGATCGAAATCCTGCGGGAGCACATCCCCCAGCTGAAAGTGCGGTACGTGAATGTGGTCAAGCTGTTCTCCCTGGCACCGGCCGGAGAGCACCCCCACGGCCTCACGGACAAGGACTTCAACAGCCTGTTCACAACCGACAAACCGGTGATCTTCAACTTCCATGGCTACCCCTGGCTGATTCACCGGCTCACTTACAGCCGAACGAACCATGCCAACTTCCACGTTCGCGGTTACAAGGAGAAAGGAAACATCAACACACCGCTGGAACTGGCCATCAGCAACCAGATCGACCGCTTCA
It contains:
- a CDS encoding cation:proton antiporter, with the translated sequence MLLPTLLSEISSHDFELAETLIGVLRFMLIFVAARSLAEVLVRFELPTILGELLAGVLIGASGLHLLVPPETHVQLSGAFSEVVASLSHVPVDEIPELYNESFGALQSVATLGLYSLLFSVGLESELEELMAVGAQAFSVAVVGVVLPFALGTFGLMAIFHVDAIPAIFAGASMTATSIGITASVFSELGYLRTREGQIVIGAAVLDDILGIVILAIVVSLAAGGSLEVGPIVQLVAAAVLFVVVALLLSQKAAPAFDWVIDQLKAPGAKLIGSYLLLAASCFVASAIGLEAALGAFAAGLIASTSKHRHEIQASVTPIVDLFATVFFVLVGAGMDLSVINPSDPGASSALVVAAFLLVVAIIGKVAAGWAIFSKEKTNNLVVGLGMMPRGEVGLIFLGLGTASGLLTPGLEAAILLMVIGTTFLAPVLLRLVLKGKPPEDGDQVPEELAADPLAGAS
- a CDS encoding phosphoketolase, producing MTTAPHPKALEPLTAPTDEELQLLDAYWRTANYLAVGMIYLQDNPLLKEPLQPEHIKNRLLGHWGSSPGQAFIWTHANRLINKYDLDMIYMSGPGHGAPGARGPVYIDGSYSDRYPDKSLDAEGLKKFFKMFSFPGHIGSHCTAEMPGSIHEGGELGYVLSHACGSVLDNPELITIACVGDGEAETGPLATSWHVNKFINPIHDGAVLPILHLNGYKIANPTILSRIDPEELDNLLKGYGWTPIVVEGSDPLTMHREMAVAFEQAVLEIKAVQEQARSSGEAFRPRWPMIVLRSPKGWTGPEEIDGRKVENFWRSHQVPVADVKTNESHLRLLEDWMKSYRPEELFDENGAVRDHIRALSPKGERRMGSNPHTNGGVLRRDLLFPAIERYAVDVQSPGSSEVENTYPLGEVIRDLIRDNPGGYKLFGPDETHSNRLEAVYETTKKVWMANYLPEDLNGSELSRDGSVIEMLSEHTLVGMMEGYLLTGRNGFFHTYEAFAHVISSMYNQHCKWLEHCEEIPWRAPIGPWNCLISSTVWRQDHNGFTHQDPGFMDLAGNKKGSITRVYLPADANSLLAVAEQALVETNVSNIIISDKQKHLQYLTLDQARRHVAKGIGIWDWACNDDCGTDLDEPDVVLASAGDIPTKECLAAIEILREHIPQLKVRYVNVVKLFSLAPAGEHPHGLTDKDFNSLFTTDKPVIFNFHGYPWLIHRLTYSRTNHANFHVRGYKEKGNINTPLELAISNQIDRFNLVIDVIDRVETLGSRAAHIKERMKDEIHNHRCYAYTHGMDAPEINNWRWTFSHGGSIS